The following proteins come from a genomic window of Trinickia caryophylli:
- a CDS encoding glycosyltransferase: MTTVLFGLSLLSLVIWAVLLFARGGFWRTRPAGPVSPPPGFAWPAVVAIVPARNEADVIGQALATLLAQQYEGEFHVIVVDDHSTDGTADAARAAALELGCPERLNVVAAEPLPPGWSGKVWAQSQGIDAAKALGLSADYFLLTDADIGHPPEAVAQLVARAAAEQRDLVSLMVRLRCDSFWEKALIPAFVFFFAKLYPFAWVNDVRNKTAGAAGGCMLVRRMALEEAGGIEAIRAELIDDCSLAARVKHRGAGRHPIRLDVADRSLSLRPYDSPREIWNMIARTAFTQLRYSPWLLAGTLAGMTIIYLVPPVVALVLGAPGWPAWLAWAAMCCAYAPMLRYYRRSLYWAPALPLVALFYVGATVASAVRYWRGKGGQWKARVQAPVQER, encoded by the coding sequence ATGACCACCGTGCTCTTCGGTCTTTCGCTGCTCTCGCTCGTCATCTGGGCGGTTCTGCTGTTCGCGCGCGGCGGTTTTTGGCGCACGCGTCCGGCCGGCCCCGTCAGCCCGCCGCCGGGGTTCGCGTGGCCGGCTGTCGTGGCCATCGTGCCGGCGCGCAACGAGGCCGACGTGATCGGGCAAGCGCTCGCCACGCTGCTCGCGCAGCAATACGAGGGCGAATTTCATGTGATCGTCGTCGATGACCACAGTACCGACGGCACGGCCGACGCCGCCCGTGCCGCGGCGCTCGAACTCGGATGCCCGGAGCGGCTCAACGTCGTTGCGGCGGAGCCGCTGCCGCCGGGCTGGTCGGGCAAGGTTTGGGCGCAGTCCCAAGGCATTGACGCCGCGAAGGCCCTCGGCCTGTCTGCCGACTACTTCTTGCTGACCGATGCCGATATCGGGCATCCGCCCGAGGCCGTTGCCCAACTCGTCGCGCGCGCGGCGGCGGAACAGCGCGATCTCGTCTCGCTGATGGTTCGGCTGCGCTGCGATTCGTTCTGGGAGAAGGCGCTGATCCCGGCCTTCGTCTTCTTTTTCGCGAAGCTCTATCCGTTCGCCTGGGTCAACGACGTACGCAACAAGACGGCCGGGGCGGCCGGCGGCTGCATGCTCGTCAGGCGCATGGCGCTCGAGGAGGCGGGCGGCATCGAGGCGATTCGCGCCGAACTCATCGACGATTGCAGCCTTGCCGCGCGGGTGAAGCACCGCGGTGCGGGGCGCCACCCGATCCGCCTCGACGTGGCCGATCGCAGCCTTTCTTTGCGCCCGTACGACAGCCCGCGCGAGATCTGGAACATGATCGCGCGCACGGCCTTCACGCAGCTGCGCTATTCGCCGTGGCTGCTCGCGGGCACGCTTGCCGGCATGACGATCATCTACCTCGTGCCGCCCGTAGTGGCGCTCGTGCTCGGCGCGCCGGGCTGGCCGGCATGGCTGGCATGGGCCGCGATGTGCTGCGCCTATGCGCCGATGCTGCGGTACTACCGGCGTTCGCTCTATTGGGCGCCCGCGCTACCGCTCGTCGCGCTGTTCTACGTGGGGGCGACGGTGGCGTCGGCCGTGCGTTACTGGCGCGGTAAGGGCGGCCAATGGAAGGCTCGCGTGCAGGCGCCCGTACAGGAGCGCTGA
- the ispH gene encoding 4-hydroxy-3-methylbut-2-enyl diphosphate reductase yields MRVILAQPRGFCAGVVRAIEIVDRALQRHGAPVYVRHEIVHNRHVVENLRGKGAQFVEELNEVPHGAVTVFSAHGVAQSVERDARERGLDVLDATCPLVTKVHVQGRQYVAAGRTLILIGHAGHPEVEGTIGQIPGKVLLVQSEAEVANLDLSDDAPLAYVTQTTLSVDDTRGIIDALMRRFSDIVGPDTRDICYATQNRQAAVRELSTHVDVLLVVGATNSSNSNRLREIGTESGVPSYLVADGSELKPEWFANAHTVGITAGASAPEEMVEHVIDALRAFGPVDVTTMAGREEKVEFKLPAKLTEPMAALKS; encoded by the coding sequence ATGCGAGTCATCCTTGCTCAGCCGCGCGGCTTCTGCGCGGGCGTCGTCCGTGCGATCGAGATCGTCGATCGTGCGCTGCAACGGCACGGCGCGCCCGTTTATGTTCGCCACGAGATCGTGCATAACCGGCACGTTGTCGAAAATCTGCGCGGCAAGGGCGCACAGTTCGTCGAAGAACTGAACGAAGTGCCGCACGGTGCGGTGACGGTATTCAGCGCGCATGGGGTTGCGCAAAGTGTGGAGCGCGACGCGCGCGAGCGTGGGCTGGACGTGCTCGATGCCACCTGCCCGCTCGTGACGAAGGTCCATGTGCAGGGAAGACAGTATGTGGCCGCCGGGCGCACGCTGATCCTGATCGGCCACGCAGGCCACCCCGAGGTGGAAGGCACGATCGGCCAGATTCCGGGCAAGGTGCTGCTCGTGCAGAGCGAGGCCGAAGTGGCGAACCTCGATTTATCCGACGACGCCCCGCTCGCCTACGTCACGCAAACCACGCTGTCGGTGGACGACACGCGCGGCATCATCGATGCGCTGATGCGCCGCTTCAGCGACATCGTCGGCCCGGACACGCGCGACATCTGCTATGCCACGCAAAACCGGCAGGCGGCGGTGCGCGAGTTGAGCACACATGTGGACGTACTGCTCGTCGTGGGCGCGACGAACAGTTCGAACTCCAACCGCCTGCGCGAGATCGGCACCGAAAGCGGCGTGCCGAGCTACCTCGTTGCGGACGGCTCCGAACTGAAGCCCGAATGGTTCGCGAACGCCCACACCGTCGGCATCACGGCGGGCGCATCCGCCCCCGAGGAAATGGTCGAACACGTGATCGACGCGCTGCGCGCGTTCGGCCCCGTGGATGTCACGACGATGGCGGGACGCGAAGAGAAAGTCGAATTCAAGCTGCCGGCAAAGCTCACCGAGCCCATGGCCGCGCTCAAGTCTTAA
- the rarD gene encoding EamA family transporter RarD codes for MNSLGMGRGIALAVSASALFALMSAYTRLLAPLGGLDIFAWRILWTAPGALLLVLLRSRLPALIELAGRAARDKRVALALVMCSALMATQLWLFMWAPLHGRVLEVSLGYFLLPLCMALVGRFYYREPLSGMQWLALACAAVGVAHEFLATHAFSWPTLVVALGYPPYFVIRRRIGADSLATFALETLLIVPVAVVLVATSEAARAAFGSPMLWAVLLPGLGALSTAALASYLKASRLLPMALFGILGYVEPVLLVVISVALLGESLTAQQWWTYAPIWAAVAVTAVHTLLLLRSR; via the coding sequence ATGAATTCGCTCGGTATGGGCCGAGGCATCGCGCTCGCGGTATCCGCCTCCGCTTTGTTCGCCCTCATGTCCGCGTATACGCGGCTTCTGGCTCCGCTTGGCGGGCTCGACATTTTCGCGTGGCGGATTCTCTGGACGGCTCCGGGCGCCCTGCTGCTCGTGCTGTTGCGCTCGCGCCTGCCCGCGCTGATCGAGCTTGCGGGCCGTGCGGCGCGCGACAAGCGCGTGGCATTGGCACTGGTCATGTGCTCCGCGCTGATGGCCACGCAACTGTGGCTCTTCATGTGGGCGCCGCTGCACGGGCGTGTGCTCGAAGTGTCGCTCGGCTATTTCTTGCTGCCGCTTTGCATGGCGCTCGTGGGGCGTTTCTACTACCGCGAGCCCCTTTCGGGCATGCAATGGCTCGCGCTCGCGTGCGCCGCCGTGGGCGTGGCGCACGAGTTCCTGGCCACGCACGCATTTTCCTGGCCGACGCTCGTGGTGGCGCTCGGCTATCCGCCTTACTTCGTGATTCGCCGCAGGATCGGTGCCGATTCGCTCGCGACCTTCGCCCTGGAGACGTTGCTGATCGTACCGGTCGCCGTCGTGCTCGTTGCGACGAGCGAAGCGGCACGCGCGGCATTCGGCAGCCCGATGCTGTGGGCGGTGCTGCTGCCGGGGCTCGGCGCGCTGAGCACGGCCGCGCTGGCTTCTTATCTGAAGGCGAGCCGTTTGCTGCCGATGGCGCTCTTCGGCATTCTGGGCTACGTCGAGCCCGTGCTGCTCGTCGTGATTTCAGTAGCGCTGCTCGGCGAATCGCTGACGGCGCAGCAATGGTGGACCTACGCGCCGATCTGGGCTGCCGTCGCCGTCACGGCCGTGCATACGCTGTTGCTGCTGCGTTCGCGCTGA
- the hpnA gene encoding hopanoid-associated sugar epimerase — MTATSRDLVLVTGASGFVGSAVARAALGRGHAVRVLVRPTSPRKNLEALDAQVVVGDMRDEASMRKALEGVRYLLHVAADYRLWAADPDEIVRANLEGTEATMRAALAQGVERVVYTSSVATLKVTSEGREANETMALAADQAIGVYKRSKVLAERAVERMIAEAGLPAVIVNPSTPIGPRDVKPTPTGRIIVEAALGKIPAFVDTGLNLVHVDDVAHGHLLALERGRIGERYILGGENLPLQQMLADIAARMGRKAPTVRLPRWPLYPIALGAECVAKFTKREPFVTLDGLKMSKNKMYFTSAKAERELGYRARPYREGLHDALEWFREAGYLSR; from the coding sequence ATGACCGCCACATCACGCGATCTCGTGCTCGTCACGGGCGCTTCGGGCTTCGTCGGCTCTGCCGTCGCACGCGCCGCGCTCGGACGTGGCCATGCCGTGCGCGTGCTCGTCCGACCGACGAGCCCGCGCAAGAATCTCGAAGCACTCGATGCGCAGGTCGTCGTCGGCGACATGCGCGACGAAGCCTCGATGCGTAAAGCACTCGAAGGCGTGCGCTATCTGCTGCACGTGGCGGCCGATTACCGGCTCTGGGCAGCGGACCCCGACGAAATCGTGCGCGCCAACCTGGAAGGCACCGAGGCGACGATGCGCGCCGCACTTGCGCAGGGCGTCGAGCGTGTCGTCTACACGAGCAGCGTCGCGACGCTGAAGGTCACGAGCGAAGGCCGCGAAGCGAATGAAACGATGGCGCTCGCGGCCGATCAGGCTATCGGCGTCTACAAGCGCAGCAAAGTGCTGGCCGAACGCGCCGTCGAGCGCATGATCGCCGAGGCCGGGCTGCCTGCGGTCATCGTCAACCCATCCACGCCAATCGGCCCGCGCGACGTCAAACCGACGCCTACTGGCCGCATCATCGTGGAGGCCGCGCTCGGCAAGATTCCGGCATTCGTCGATACGGGCCTGAACCTCGTGCACGTGGACGACGTTGCGCACGGCCACCTGCTCGCACTCGAGCGCGGCCGAATCGGCGAGCGTTACATTCTCGGCGGCGAAAACCTGCCGCTGCAGCAAATGCTCGCGGACATCGCGGCGCGCATGGGGCGCAAGGCGCCGACGGTACGCCTGCCGCGCTGGCCGCTCTACCCGATCGCACTCGGCGCGGAATGCGTGGCGAAGTTCACGAAGCGCGAACCGTTCGTGACGCTCGACGGTCTGAAAATGTCGAAGAACAAGATGTATTTCACGTCGGCGAAGGCCGAACGCGAACTGGGCTACCGCGCGCGGCCCTATCGCGAAGGACTGCACGATGCGCTCGAGTGGTTCCGCGAAGCTGGCTATCTGAGCCGTTGA
- a CDS encoding sensor domain-containing protein, with the protein MAEGHHAAGVDRNGVPRRWLGGYGKTAVSIAACAIALALAFRAAVRLSIGLEVDVLATAAALACLAYGIYVRHRLEIAEARTRIADRKGEALFHAYFEGHPLPMLVYDIETLTVSAANDAALQVYGYAREELAGLPITALRPEEDRARFLAAFGEFIVSPGPKSGAPGVRTHLRKDGSRLFVEPTYHIMTYHERQACFVVIVDVTEKEQAKAALQQSKQMLEVVIDSVPQRIFWKDTASRYLGCNQAFADDVGVQDSREVIGRTDDDMPWHNAAAGARARDRAVLESGKPSHYEEFVPAARGVWRWLRKTKVPLRDANDAIIGLLATYEDITDRKNADLTLHLRSRALDASVNAVLITRRTDEGDLIEYANPAFERITGYSIESVKGQDCRFLHGTDRNQGGLDSIRRALQQDREVTTLLRNYRRDGTLFWNQIYIAPVRDEGGRLTHHISVLNDVTELVRSRDLLSQQANVDSLTTLPNRNRFNERLADAIADARMNGSRVALVFMDVDHFKDVNDSLGHGVGDRLLHEIGARLSACVSETDTVARYGGDEFVIVVLESGAQDRLTEVLARVSQAFARPVWIDDTEFYVETSIGIACFPTDGHDAETLLRRADLAMYRAKSNGRNGVQRFTPELGRAADDRLHFSRRMRMALANGEFRLEYQPQVDLQTNRVTGVEALLRWTDAELGPVSPATFIPIAEENGLIVPIGEWVMQQSCFQAQVWQATLPGLRMSVNLSPRQFARADILRVIQQALGRAQLAPHLLEVEITEGALLNLGSLDVLNALRAMGIDIAIDDFGTGYSSLSYLRSFRAERLKLDMSFVRGIGVHREDEIITRAILSLGRALGFSVVAEGVETDTQLAFLRRHGCAVVQGYRFARPMPAAEAHAFVRRFNEGALMFG; encoded by the coding sequence GTGGCTGAAGGACACCACGCAGCAGGAGTCGATCGCAACGGCGTGCCCCGACGTTGGCTTGGCGGGTACGGAAAGACGGCGGTCAGCATCGCAGCCTGCGCCATCGCGCTGGCCCTGGCGTTTCGCGCCGCCGTCCGGCTGTCCATCGGACTCGAAGTGGACGTGCTCGCCACGGCGGCGGCCTTGGCGTGCCTCGCCTATGGCATCTATGTCAGGCATCGGCTCGAAATAGCCGAGGCGCGCACACGCATCGCCGATCGGAAAGGCGAAGCCCTCTTTCACGCGTACTTCGAAGGCCATCCGCTGCCGATGCTCGTCTACGACATCGAAACGCTGACCGTCAGCGCGGCCAACGACGCGGCCTTGCAGGTATACGGGTATGCGCGCGAAGAACTCGCGGGCCTGCCGATTACCGCACTGCGCCCCGAGGAAGATCGTGCCCGGTTTCTGGCGGCCTTCGGCGAGTTCATCGTCAGCCCCGGCCCCAAAAGCGGTGCCCCGGGGGTACGCACGCACTTGCGCAAAGACGGCTCACGGCTATTCGTCGAGCCGACATATCACATCATGACCTATCACGAGCGCCAGGCGTGCTTCGTCGTCATCGTAGACGTGACCGAGAAAGAGCAGGCGAAGGCGGCGCTGCAGCAATCGAAGCAAATGCTCGAAGTGGTTATCGACAGCGTACCCCAGCGCATTTTCTGGAAAGATACCGCGTCCCGCTATCTGGGATGCAATCAGGCGTTCGCGGACGACGTCGGCGTGCAAGACAGCCGCGAAGTCATCGGCCGCACCGACGATGACATGCCTTGGCACAATGCGGCCGCTGGCGCGCGCGCACGCGACCGGGCAGTACTCGAGAGCGGAAAGCCGTCGCATTACGAAGAATTCGTGCCAGCGGCGCGCGGCGTGTGGCGCTGGCTGCGCAAGACGAAGGTGCCGCTTCGCGATGCGAACGACGCAATTATCGGCCTGCTCGCCACGTACGAGGACATCACCGATCGCAAAAATGCCGACCTTACGCTGCATTTGCGCAGCCGCGCACTCGATGCAAGCGTCAACGCGGTACTCATCACGCGCAGGACCGACGAAGGGGACCTGATCGAGTACGCCAATCCGGCATTCGAGCGGATCACCGGGTACTCGATCGAATCCGTCAAAGGCCAGGACTGCCGCTTCTTGCACGGCACGGACCGCAATCAAGGCGGGCTCGATTCCATACGCCGCGCACTACAGCAGGACCGCGAGGTGACGACGCTGCTGCGCAATTACCGGCGCGACGGCACCCTATTCTGGAACCAGATCTACATTGCGCCCGTGCGCGACGAAGGTGGACGCCTCACGCACCATATCAGCGTGCTCAACGACGTGACGGAACTCGTGCGATCGCGCGACTTGCTGAGCCAGCAGGCCAATGTCGATTCGCTGACGACACTGCCGAATCGCAACCGCTTCAACGAGCGGTTGGCCGACGCGATCGCCGATGCACGCATGAACGGCTCGCGCGTGGCGCTCGTGTTCATGGACGTCGATCACTTCAAGGACGTCAACGACAGCCTGGGCCATGGCGTGGGCGACCGCCTGCTGCACGAGATCGGCGCAAGGCTTTCCGCATGCGTCAGCGAGACCGATACCGTCGCGCGTTATGGCGGCGACGAGTTCGTCATCGTCGTGCTCGAATCGGGCGCGCAGGACCGCCTGACGGAAGTGCTGGCCCGCGTTTCGCAGGCCTTTGCGCGCCCCGTGTGGATCGACGACACGGAGTTCTACGTGGAGACGAGCATCGGCATCGCCTGCTTTCCCACCGACGGGCACGATGCCGAAACCCTTTTGCGGCGCGCCGATCTCGCGATGTATCGCGCCAAATCGAACGGACGCAACGGCGTGCAGCGCTTCACGCCGGAGCTGGGACGCGCGGCCGACGATCGCCTGCATTTCTCGCGGCGCATGCGCATGGCGCTCGCGAACGGCGAATTCCGCCTCGAGTATCAGCCGCAAGTCGATCTGCAGACGAACCGCGTGACGGGCGTGGAGGCACTACTGCGCTGGACCGATGCCGAGCTCGGCCCCGTAAGCCCCGCCACGTTCATTCCGATCGCCGAAGAAAATGGCCTCATCGTGCCGATCGGCGAGTGGGTCATGCAGCAGTCCTGTTTCCAGGCCCAGGTCTGGCAGGCAACTTTGCCGGGCCTGCGCATGTCCGTAAACCTCTCGCCGCGGCAGTTCGCACGCGCCGATATCCTGCGCGTGATCCAGCAGGCGCTCGGGCGCGCGCAGCTGGCCCCGCATCTGCTCGAAGTCGAAATCACCGAGGGCGCGCTGCTGAACCTCGGCTCGCTCGACGTGCTCAACGCATTGCGCGCAATGGGCATCGACATCGCGATCGACGATTTCGGCACCGGTTACTCGAGTCTCTCCTACCTGCGCAGTTTCCGCGCCGAGCGGCTCAAGCTCGACATGTCGTTCGTGCGCGGCATCGGCGTGCACCGCGAGGACGAGATCATCACGCGGGCCATCCTCTCGCTTGGGCGCGCGCTCGGTTTCAGCGTCGTTGCGGAGGGCGTCGAAACGGACACGCAGCTCGCATTCCTGCGCCGCCATGGGTGCGCCGTCGTGCAAGGCTACCGCTTCGCGCGGCCAATGCCGGCGGCCGAGGCCCATGCCTTCGTTCGCCGCTTCAACGAAGGCGCGCTGATGTTCGGGTAA
- a CDS encoding Mpo1 family 2-hydroxy fatty acid dioxygenase: MKTLTDQLSQYAAYHRDRRNVATHFVGIPMIVVALAVLLSRPASTLGVLPLAISPAWLLFGAATIYYLLLDLPLGAAMLVLSAACVAFGHWAASLSTVAWAGTGLGLFLVGWVFQFVGHIAYEHRKPAFVDDIVGLLIGPLFVLAEALFGLGWRPGLREAIERRSEATPAGGGR, translated from the coding sequence ATGAAGACGCTCACCGACCAGCTTTCGCAATACGCCGCCTATCACCGCGACCGCCGCAACGTTGCGACGCATTTCGTCGGCATTCCGATGATAGTCGTCGCGCTCGCGGTTCTGCTGAGCCGCCCCGCGTCGACGCTCGGCGTGCTGCCACTGGCCATTTCCCCGGCGTGGCTGCTCTTCGGCGCCGCGACGATCTACTATCTGCTGCTCGATCTTCCGCTCGGCGCGGCGATGCTCGTGCTGTCGGCGGCCTGCGTGGCCTTCGGCCACTGGGCGGCTTCGCTTTCCACGGTTGCCTGGGCCGGCACGGGCCTCGGGCTTTTTCTCGTCGGCTGGGTGTTTCAGTTCGTCGGACACATCGCCTACGAACATCGGAAGCCCGCATTCGTGGACGATATCGTCGGCCTCTTGATCGGTCCGCTCTTCGTGCTCGCCGAGGCGCTCTTCGGGCTCGGCTGGCGGCCTGGCCTGCGCGAGGCAATCGAGCGCCGCAGCGAGGCCACGCCTGCCGGCGGCGGGCGATAA
- a CDS encoding efflux transporter outer membrane subunit: MDKKMRDKLRRLKNEHTGPVRFTRAGLVSLLAVALAACAVGPDFKAPAVPAVSSVTATPLPASTEATPVAGGEAQAFAAGQPLDARWWTAYGSERLDALVDEALRGSPTVASAQAALRAAQEQLAAQRGGLFPSVSGSASAAREKINGASEGFPQAGSFLFTLYNASVNLSYNFDIFGGVRRGIEAQAAARDAQREELQATYQTLAANVVTAALSEASLRAQIDATQELIASAQHQVDLSRQQFELGGAARSDLLSSESNLASMQATLPPLQQQLAAARSQLAVYLGKTPVEYQQSGLELAALRLPPDIPVMLPSEIVRQRPDIRRAEAQLHQASAQIGVATADMLPQIGLSASVGDATEKFRSLLSSGVFSIAGTISQPLFQGGTLNAKRRAAIAQYDRSLADYKQTVLLAFKNVADALRALDNDARTLNAQYRAQQAAAESMHLIEQRFGLGGANHLELLVAQQQYEKSRIAYVQALAARYQDTAALFLALGGDWRAASDGKYTSSVAPQPE, from the coding sequence ATGGATAAGAAGATGCGCGACAAATTGCGCCGGCTGAAAAACGAACATACAGGGCCAGTGCGTTTTACCCGGGCGGGTCTCGTATCTCTTCTGGCGGTGGCGCTGGCCGCGTGCGCCGTCGGCCCCGATTTCAAGGCGCCGGCCGTGCCCGCGGTCTCGTCGGTCACGGCAACGCCGTTGCCGGCCAGCACCGAAGCAACGCCCGTGGCGGGCGGCGAAGCGCAAGCATTCGCCGCAGGGCAGCCGCTCGACGCACGCTGGTGGACCGCGTATGGCTCGGAGCGGCTCGATGCGCTCGTCGACGAAGCGTTGCGCGGGAGCCCGACGGTTGCGTCGGCGCAGGCGGCGCTGCGCGCGGCGCAAGAGCAACTCGCCGCGCAGCGCGGCGGGCTTTTCCCATCGGTAAGCGGCAGCGCGAGTGCGGCAAGGGAAAAGATCAACGGCGCGAGCGAAGGCTTTCCCCAGGCGGGAAGTTTTCTTTTCACGCTCTATAACGCCTCGGTCAATCTGTCGTACAACTTCGACATATTCGGCGGCGTGCGGCGCGGCATAGAGGCGCAGGCGGCCGCGCGCGATGCCCAGCGCGAGGAGCTGCAGGCCACCTATCAGACGCTTGCGGCCAATGTCGTCACGGCGGCGCTGAGCGAGGCTTCGTTGCGCGCGCAGATCGACGCCACGCAGGAACTCATCGCCTCCGCTCAGCATCAGGTCGATCTGAGCCGCCAGCAGTTCGAGCTTGGCGGGGCGGCGCGCTCTGATTTGTTGTCGTCCGAATCGAACCTCGCTTCGATGCAGGCGACGCTACCGCCGTTGCAGCAGCAACTGGCGGCTGCGCGCAGCCAGCTCGCCGTCTATCTCGGCAAGACGCCGGTCGAATATCAGCAGAGCGGACTGGAGCTGGCGGCATTGCGGCTGCCACCCGACATACCGGTCATGCTGCCGTCGGAGATCGTGCGCCAACGGCCCGATATCCGCCGTGCCGAGGCGCAGCTTCATCAAGCCAGTGCGCAGATCGGCGTGGCGACAGCGGATATGTTGCCGCAGATCGGCCTGTCCGCCAGCGTTGGCGATGCGACGGAAAAATTCCGTTCGCTCTTGTCGAGCGGCGTGTTCTCGATCGCGGGCACGATTTCGCAGCCGCTCTTCCAAGGGGGGACGCTGAACGCGAAACGTCGAGCGGCGATCGCCCAGTACGACCGCTCGCTGGCCGACTATAAGCAGACCGTCCTGCTCGCGTTCAAGAACGTGGCCGATGCGCTGCGCGCGCTCGACAACGATGCGCGGACCTTGAATGCGCAGTATCGCGCGCAGCAGGCGGCCGCCGAGAGCATGCACCTGATCGAGCAGCGCTTCGGCCTGGGTGGCGCAAACCATCTTGAGCTTCTGGTCGCGCAGCAACAGTACGAGAAGTCGCGCATCGCGTATGTGCAGGCGCTGGCGGCGCGCTATCAGGACACCGCGGCACTCTTTCTCGCGCTCGGCGGCGACTGGCGTGCCGCGAGCGACGGCAAATATACGTCGAGCGTTGCGCCGCAGCCGGAGTGA
- a CDS encoding DNA/RNA non-specific endonuclease — MKKFLAGLLMAVAAVQASAAPACSQFVPGAEFPVLTNPKMAPKTRLVCYSDFVVLHSGITHGPLWSAEHLTRDHLREAKEQVRTNKFYEEPSLPAGEGATLADYKRSGFDRGHMSPAGDRFSGTAMAESFTLANIVPQDRDNNQHLWARIESAVRKIAARNGDAYVITGPLFTGGQLRTIGATRVFVPTQIFKVVYVPAARTAFAIVVDNRATDSYDVKSVLEFESMSGIRIPGIPESLKNQRIGGLKGV, encoded by the coding sequence ATGAAGAAGTTCCTGGCCGGCCTGCTCATGGCCGTGGCGGCGGTTCAAGCCAGCGCTGCACCCGCCTGCTCGCAATTCGTTCCCGGGGCGGAGTTCCCGGTGCTGACGAACCCGAAGATGGCGCCGAAGACGCGCCTCGTCTGCTACTCCGATTTCGTCGTGCTCCACTCAGGCATCACACACGGCCCGCTCTGGTCGGCCGAGCACCTCACGCGCGATCATCTGCGCGAGGCCAAGGAACAGGTCCGCACCAACAAGTTCTACGAAGAGCCGTCGTTGCCGGCCGGCGAAGGTGCAACGCTCGCCGACTACAAGCGCAGCGGGTTCGATCGCGGGCACATGAGCCCGGCCGGCGACCGCTTCAGCGGCACGGCGATGGCCGAGTCCTTCACGCTCGCCAACATCGTGCCGCAGGACCGCGACAACAATCAGCATCTGTGGGCCCGCATCGAATCCGCCGTGCGCAAGATCGCGGCCAGGAACGGCGATGCCTACGTCATCACCGGGCCGCTCTTCACCGGCGGCCAGTTGCGCACGATCGGCGCGACGCGCGTATTCGTGCCGACGCAGATCTTCAAGGTCGTCTACGTGCCGGCGGCGCGCACGGCATTTGCAATCGTCGTCGATAACCGCGCGACCGACAGCTACGACGTGAAATCGGTGCTTGAATTCGAATCGATGAGCGGCATACGGATTCCGGGCATTCCCGAATCGCTGAAAAACCAACGCATCGGAGGACTGAAAGGTGTCTGA
- a CDS encoding acylphosphatase — translation MIGPDLNSRIETYYVRVQGIVQGVGFRHATVRQAHSLGITGWVSNLPDGSVEAMVQGPAERIDRMLEWMRRGPPSARVTECTSEERAIEKRFARFEQH, via the coding sequence ATGATTGGCCCCGATTTGAATAGCAGGATCGAAACGTATTACGTGCGCGTGCAGGGCATCGTGCAAGGCGTCGGCTTTCGCCATGCGACGGTGCGCCAGGCGCATTCGCTCGGCATTACGGGCTGGGTTTCGAACTTGCCCGACGGCTCCGTGGAGGCAATGGTGCAGGGCCCGGCCGAGCGCATCGATCGGATGCTCGAATGGATGCGCCGCGGGCCGCCTTCGGCACGCGTGACCGAATGCACGAGCGAAGAGCGGGCCATCGAGAAACGCTTCGCTCGCTTCGAGCAGCATTGA